The Cydia splendana chromosome Z, ilCydSple1.2, whole genome shotgun sequence genome window below encodes:
- the LOC134804512 gene encoding b(0,+)-type amino acid transporter 1-like isoform X2, with protein sequence MLHHEQPHRNACNGSVHESGLVWRGCSAGFDAEDGATGALTDGNSNPGDKLEGSDSAQDDPVHLKRRVGLFSGVALIVGTMIGSGIFVSPSGLLERTGSVGISFIIWMACGLLSLLGALAYAELGTMNTSSGAEYAYFMDAFGGPPAFLFSWVSTLVLKPSQMAIICLSFAKYAVEPFVSECEPPDALVKLVAVISIVMILAVNCYSVNLATNVQNIFTAAKLVAIAIIVCGGAYKLILGNTRHLQEPNFSTSTATFGNIATAFYTGLWAYDGWNNLNYVTEEIMNPSKNLPLSIIIGIPLVTLCYALVNVSYLTVMSVSEMVDSEAVAVTFGNRLLGPMAWLMPLAVTISTFGSANGTLFVAGRLCFAASREGHLLDILSYVHVRRFTPAPGLIFHSLIAVAMVLYGTIDSLIDFFSFTAWIFYGGAMLALIVMRHTKPHAPRPYKVPIIIPYIVLLVSTYLVIAPIIQTPQWEYLYATGFIFGGMLVYLPFVKWGYSLPFMDKITVFLQMLLEVVPTSTTFEY encoded by the exons GGAGCGTACACGAAAGCGGACTGGTATGGCGCGGGTGCTCCGCCGGCTTCGACGCCGAAGACGGCGCGACAGGAGCGCTCACCGACGGTAACTCCAATCCAGGAGACAAG TTGGAGGGGTCGGACTCAGCTCAGGACGACCCTGTTCACCTCAAGAGACGGGTGGGACTCTTCAGTGGGGTGGCTCTAATTGTCGGCACCATGATAG GATCTGGAATATTCGTCTCGCCCTCTGGGCTGCTGGAGCGCACTGGTTCGGTGGGCATCAGCTTCATCATTTGGATGGCGTGTGGCCTACTCTCGTTGCTGG GAGCGCTCGCGTACGCGGAGCTGGGAACTATGAACACGTCGTCGGGTGCCGAGTATGCGTACTTCATGGACGCCTTCGGAGGACCACCCGCGTTTCTATTTTCCTGG GTGTCAACTCTGGTGCTGAAACCGTCACAGATGGCAATCATCTGCCTGAGCTTCGCCAAGTACGCAGTGGAGCCGTTCGTTAGTGAATGCGAACCGCCCGATGCGCTTGTCAAACTGGTAGCGGTCATATCAATAG TGATGATATTGGCGGTGAACTGCTACAGCGTGAACCTGGCCACAAACGTCCAAAACATCTTCACCGCTGCGAAGTTAGTCGCAATCGCCATCATCGTCTGCGGCGGCGCTTACAAACTGATATTAG GTAATACGCGACATTTACAGGAGCCCAACTTCTCGACTAGCACCGCCACCTTCGGCAACATTGCCACGGCCTTCTACACCGGCCTGTGGGCCTACGACGGCTGGAACAATCTCAACTATGTCACTGAAGAAATTATGAATCCATCCAA AAATCTCCCATTGAGCATTATAATTGGCATCCCACTGGTGACTCTGTGCTACGCGCTAGTGAACGTGTCCTACCTGACTGTGATGTCGGTGAGCGAGATGGTGGACAGCGAGGCTGTGGCCGTCACGTTCGGGAACCGCTTGCTGGGGCCCATGGCGTGGCTCATGCCGCTGGCCGTCACCATATCGACTTTTGGCTCCGCGAATGGCACTCTGTTCGTGGCTGGAAG GTTGTGTTTCGCCGCGTCCAGGGAGGGTCACTTGTTGGATATCCTCTCCTACGTCCACGTGCGCCGCTTCACACCAGCTCCGGGCCTTATTTTCCAT TCCCTGATCGCTGTTGCTATGGTGTTGTACGGAACTATAGACTCGCTGATTGATTTCTTCTCGTTCACGGCGTGGATATTCTACGGCGGCGCTATGCTGGCGTTGATCGTCATGAGACACACCAAGCCCCATGCACCGAGGCCCTATAAG GTGCCCATTATAATACCGTACATCGTACTTCTGGTGTCAACGTATTTGGTAATAGCTCCGATAATCCAGACGCCTCAATGGGAATACCTGTACGCTACCGGTTTCATATTCGGAGGCATGTTGGTTTACCTACCCTTCGTGAAATGGGGTTATTCTCTGCCGTTCATGG ATAAAATTACCGTTTTCTTGCAAATGCTATTGGAAGTGGTGCCAACATCGACGACATTTGAATATTAA
- the LOC134804512 gene encoding b(0,+)-type amino acid transporter 1-like isoform X1, with protein sequence MREKLAALLRSAVRAPPASADKLRAGAIDPVIVFPDEGSVHESGLVWRGCSAGFDAEDGATGALTDGNSNPGDKLEGSDSAQDDPVHLKRRVGLFSGVALIVGTMIGSGIFVSPSGLLERTGSVGISFIIWMACGLLSLLGALAYAELGTMNTSSGAEYAYFMDAFGGPPAFLFSWVSTLVLKPSQMAIICLSFAKYAVEPFVSECEPPDALVKLVAVISIVMILAVNCYSVNLATNVQNIFTAAKLVAIAIIVCGGAYKLILGNTRHLQEPNFSTSTATFGNIATAFYTGLWAYDGWNNLNYVTEEIMNPSKNLPLSIIIGIPLVTLCYALVNVSYLTVMSVSEMVDSEAVAVTFGNRLLGPMAWLMPLAVTISTFGSANGTLFVAGRLCFAASREGHLLDILSYVHVRRFTPAPGLIFHSLIAVAMVLYGTIDSLIDFFSFTAWIFYGGAMLALIVMRHTKPHAPRPYKVPIIIPYIVLLVSTYLVIAPIIQTPQWEYLYATGFIFGGMLVYLPFVKWGYSLPFMDKITVFLQMLLEVVPTSTTFEY encoded by the exons GGAGCGTACACGAAAGCGGACTGGTATGGCGCGGGTGCTCCGCCGGCTTCGACGCCGAAGACGGCGCGACAGGAGCGCTCACCGACGGTAACTCCAATCCAGGAGACAAG TTGGAGGGGTCGGACTCAGCTCAGGACGACCCTGTTCACCTCAAGAGACGGGTGGGACTCTTCAGTGGGGTGGCTCTAATTGTCGGCACCATGATAG GATCTGGAATATTCGTCTCGCCCTCTGGGCTGCTGGAGCGCACTGGTTCGGTGGGCATCAGCTTCATCATTTGGATGGCGTGTGGCCTACTCTCGTTGCTGG GAGCGCTCGCGTACGCGGAGCTGGGAACTATGAACACGTCGTCGGGTGCCGAGTATGCGTACTTCATGGACGCCTTCGGAGGACCACCCGCGTTTCTATTTTCCTGG GTGTCAACTCTGGTGCTGAAACCGTCACAGATGGCAATCATCTGCCTGAGCTTCGCCAAGTACGCAGTGGAGCCGTTCGTTAGTGAATGCGAACCGCCCGATGCGCTTGTCAAACTGGTAGCGGTCATATCAATAG TGATGATATTGGCGGTGAACTGCTACAGCGTGAACCTGGCCACAAACGTCCAAAACATCTTCACCGCTGCGAAGTTAGTCGCAATCGCCATCATCGTCTGCGGCGGCGCTTACAAACTGATATTAG GTAATACGCGACATTTACAGGAGCCCAACTTCTCGACTAGCACCGCCACCTTCGGCAACATTGCCACGGCCTTCTACACCGGCCTGTGGGCCTACGACGGCTGGAACAATCTCAACTATGTCACTGAAGAAATTATGAATCCATCCAA AAATCTCCCATTGAGCATTATAATTGGCATCCCACTGGTGACTCTGTGCTACGCGCTAGTGAACGTGTCCTACCTGACTGTGATGTCGGTGAGCGAGATGGTGGACAGCGAGGCTGTGGCCGTCACGTTCGGGAACCGCTTGCTGGGGCCCATGGCGTGGCTCATGCCGCTGGCCGTCACCATATCGACTTTTGGCTCCGCGAATGGCACTCTGTTCGTGGCTGGAAG GTTGTGTTTCGCCGCGTCCAGGGAGGGTCACTTGTTGGATATCCTCTCCTACGTCCACGTGCGCCGCTTCACACCAGCTCCGGGCCTTATTTTCCAT TCCCTGATCGCTGTTGCTATGGTGTTGTACGGAACTATAGACTCGCTGATTGATTTCTTCTCGTTCACGGCGTGGATATTCTACGGCGGCGCTATGCTGGCGTTGATCGTCATGAGACACACCAAGCCCCATGCACCGAGGCCCTATAAG GTGCCCATTATAATACCGTACATCGTACTTCTGGTGTCAACGTATTTGGTAATAGCTCCGATAATCCAGACGCCTCAATGGGAATACCTGTACGCTACCGGTTTCATATTCGGAGGCATGTTGGTTTACCTACCCTTCGTGAAATGGGGTTATTCTCTGCCGTTCATGG ATAAAATTACCGTTTTCTTGCAAATGCTATTGGAAGTGGTGCCAACATCGACGACATTTGAATATTAA